A stretch of Pseudomonas sp. CCC3.1 DNA encodes these proteins:
- a CDS encoding co-regulatory protein PtrA N-terminal domain-containing protein, which translates to MKATNVVILTLSLAISSLAFAEGGGDRAVERMERARETAMATGKSAPGAEAQENIAQEKLKAEKQPHHC; encoded by the coding sequence ATGAAAGCAACCAACGTTGTGATTCTTACACTCAGTTTGGCTATATCGTCCCTGGCCTTTGCCGAAGGTGGCGGCGACCGTGCGGTTGAGCGCATGGAACGAGCTCGCGAGACGGCAATGGCCACCGGAAAGTCTGCCCCCGGAGCTGAGGCGCAAGAAAATATTGCACAAGAGAAGCTCAAGGCTGAAAAGCAGCCTCACCATTGCTGA
- a CDS encoding heavy metal translocating P-type ATPase — MTVSNDSQFSTEYEGQHYRFCSLKCQTAFRTAPERYRISQPKIEPVPQTTAEPLTGAAEYTCPMHPEIRQIGPGVCPKCGMTLEPVIPELEEEENLELKDFTRRFWWTLPLTVIVTVLAMGGHALELFHGTTQNWVELGLATPVVLWAGWPFYVRGVRSVIQRSPNMWTLIGLGTAAAFLYSVVATLTPDVFPSNFMMEGRIGVYFEAAAVIISLTLLGQMLELKARSQTSAAIKSLLGLAPKTARRINADGTEEDIPLTHVHSGDTLRVRPGEKVPVDGQVLQGESAVDESMLTGEPIPIMKRAGDALIGATLNIHGSLVMQAQKIGSATLLAQIVQMVVQAQRSKAPMQRLADVIASYFVIVVIAIAALTLLGWGLWGPEPSWVFGLINAVAVMIIACPCALGLATPMSVMVATGKAAGSGVLFRDAAAIENLRKIDILIVDKTGTLTEGRPAFHSVEAVPGFTQDEVLRLAASLDQGSEHPLAHAIVEQARAAGLKLVTPETFESASGIGVSGQVEGRRLMIGNTALMQEAGVSTDSLQEHAEKLRGDGTSIMYLAVDGALAGLLAVADPIKPTTKLAVERLQADGVKVIMATGDGLTTARSVARQLGIEEVHGEVKPQDKERLVASLQLAGHRVAMAGDGINDAPALARADVGIAMGTGTDVAMNSAQVTLVKGDLLGILRARSLSVATVRNMHQNLAFAFLYNAMGIPLAAGLFYPLTGHLLSPLIAALAMSVSSASVVFNALRLRQASID, encoded by the coding sequence ATGACCGTCAGTAACGACAGCCAGTTCAGCACGGAATATGAGGGGCAACACTACCGGTTCTGCAGTCTGAAATGCCAAACGGCCTTCAGGACAGCGCCCGAGCGTTATCGAATATCTCAACCGAAAATCGAACCAGTCCCTCAGACAACAGCAGAACCGTTAACGGGTGCCGCTGAATACACATGTCCCATGCATCCGGAAATTCGCCAGATCGGCCCCGGCGTCTGCCCTAAGTGCGGCATGACCTTAGAGCCGGTGATTCCCGAATTGGAGGAAGAAGAGAACTTAGAACTCAAGGACTTCACCCGGCGCTTCTGGTGGACATTGCCGCTGACAGTGATCGTCACCGTGCTGGCTATGGGTGGCCATGCCCTGGAGTTGTTCCATGGCACCACGCAAAATTGGGTCGAGCTGGGATTGGCTACACCCGTCGTGCTGTGGGCTGGCTGGCCGTTTTATGTGCGTGGTGTGCGTTCGGTGATTCAGCGAAGTCCGAACATGTGGACGCTAATCGGCCTCGGCACGGCGGCGGCCTTCCTTTACAGCGTCGTGGCAACCCTGACCCCCGATGTATTCCCCAGCAACTTCATGATGGAGGGCCGCATCGGTGTGTACTTCGAAGCAGCGGCTGTGATCATCTCACTGACCCTTCTCGGCCAGATGCTTGAACTCAAGGCTCGCTCGCAAACCTCGGCTGCCATCAAGTCGCTGCTTGGACTGGCCCCAAAAACTGCCCGACGGATCAATGCCGATGGCACGGAAGAAGACATCCCTCTGACACACGTACACAGCGGCGACACATTACGTGTGCGTCCGGGAGAAAAAGTACCTGTAGACGGCCAGGTATTGCAAGGCGAAAGCGCTGTAGATGAGTCGATGCTCACCGGCGAACCGATACCGATCATGAAGAGGGCCGGCGACGCGCTGATCGGCGCCACTCTCAACATCCACGGTAGTCTGGTGATGCAGGCGCAGAAGATAGGATCAGCGACCCTCCTCGCACAGATTGTGCAGATGGTTGTGCAGGCACAACGCTCAAAAGCGCCGATGCAACGGCTGGCAGATGTGATTGCTAGTTACTTCGTGATTGTGGTGATTGCTATCGCCGCGCTGACTCTACTCGGCTGGGGGCTTTGGGGGCCCGAGCCAAGTTGGGTGTTCGGACTGATCAACGCTGTCGCGGTCATGATCATCGCCTGTCCCTGTGCCCTTGGCCTAGCGACACCGATGTCAGTCATGGTTGCCACCGGCAAGGCTGCTGGCAGCGGCGTATTGTTTCGCGATGCCGCCGCTATCGAAAACCTGCGCAAGATAGACATCTTGATAGTCGACAAAACTGGCACCCTCACGGAAGGTCGACCAGCGTTCCATAGCGTCGAGGCCGTACCCGGATTTACTCAGGATGAAGTGTTGCGCCTGGCCGCAAGTCTCGATCAGGGCAGTGAGCATCCATTGGCCCACGCCATCGTCGAGCAGGCTCGTGCCGCAGGGCTAAAACTGGTGACACCTGAAACCTTCGAGTCAGCCTCAGGTATTGGTGTAAGCGGTCAGGTCGAGGGTCGCCGACTGATGATAGGCAATACCGCGTTGATGCAGGAAGCCGGCGTTTCCACAGACAGCTTGCAAGAACATGCCGAGAAGCTACGCGGCGACGGTACGAGCATCATGTACCTGGCAGTGGACGGCGCCCTGGCGGGTTTACTGGCTGTTGCCGACCCCATCAAACCCACCACGAAGCTGGCCGTCGAGCGTCTGCAGGCGGATGGCGTCAAGGTCATCATGGCCACTGGCGACGGCCTTACAACTGCTCGCTCGGTAGCCCGCCAGTTGGGCATCGAGGAGGTTCACGGCGAGGTCAAGCCGCAAGATAAAGAACGTCTGGTGGCATCTTTGCAACTAGCCGGACACCGGGTGGCGATGGCCGGCGACGGCATTAATGATGCCCCCGCACTGGCTCGCGCTGATGTAGGAATCGCCATGGGCACTGGCACTGACGTGGCGATGAACAGCGCTCAGGTCACTCTGGTGAAGGGGGATCTGCTCGGTATCCTACGGGCGCGCAGCCTGTCAGTCGCGACGGTGAGAAATATGCACCAGAACCTGGCCTTCGCCTTCCTTTATAACGCCATGGGCATCCCACTGGCTGCCGGCTTGTTCTATCCACTTACCGGTCACCTTCTGTCACCGCTCATTGCCGCACTGGCCATGAGCGTGAGCTCGGCGTCGGTAGTATTCAACGCCTTACGTCTGCGCCAGGCTTCCATTGATTGA
- a CDS encoding heavy-metal-associated domain-containing protein: MKIVELQVQGMSCGSCVKHVTEALRPVEGVSYVSVDLKAGRVKVSGDSHSHALLTALENAGYPAQLATVESVASKKNSGCGGNGGGCCCR; this comes from the coding sequence ATGAAAATTGTTGAACTGCAAGTCCAAGGCATGAGCTGTGGTTCATGTGTCAAACATGTCACCGAAGCGCTGCGCCCAGTTGAAGGCGTGAGTTACGTATCGGTGGATTTAAAAGCCGGACGGGTGAAGGTCAGCGGCGATTCGCACAGCCATGCGCTGCTTACAGCCCTGGAGAACGCGGGCTATCCAGCACAGCTGGCGACAGTGGAAAGCGTAGCGAGTAAGAAAAACTCGGGCTGTGGCGGGAACGGCGGCGGTTGCTGCTGCCGGTAA
- a CDS encoding DUF2933 domain-containing protein translates to MVNSPHSANTSPTFWRSKPGIALGMLLVIVLFYLAREHYGHMLGLLPYMILLLCPLMHFFGHHHGGHNHHGETSVSTKDANRS, encoded by the coding sequence ATGGTGAATTCGCCACATTCCGCTAACACCTCTCCAACATTTTGGAGGAGCAAACCCGGCATAGCGCTGGGTATGCTGCTGGTGATCGTGCTGTTCTATCTGGCAAGAGAACACTACGGCCATATGCTGGGTTTACTGCCTTATATGATTTTGCTGTTGTGCCCGCTGATGCATTTTTTCGGGCACCACCACGGTGGTCACAATCATCACGGCGAAACCTCAGTCTCAACCAAGGATGCGAACAGGAGTTAG
- a CDS encoding DUF6957 family protein gives MASVEEPDFMNAPRTPLEGLSSTSAARALAVERFPKKPYCLVRDWTIFRIEVTRDELFKCHAAGQLPMILFAHNVAEDSQGRFERGDWVRSSMCTGLHDGIAFETRNSVYVLIGPGHEQLASLKDVFSLF, from the coding sequence ATGGCTAGCGTCGAAGAACCCGACTTCATGAATGCGCCACGGACACCACTTGAGGGCCTGTCGAGCACCTCTGCAGCTCGAGCTTTAGCAGTCGAACGCTTTCCTAAAAAGCCTTACTGCCTAGTCCGCGACTGGACAATATTTCGCATTGAAGTCACCCGCGACGAACTCTTCAAATGTCATGCAGCGGGCCAGCTCCCGATGATCCTGTTTGCTCACAACGTGGCCGAGGACAGCCAAGGCCGTTTCGAACGCGGCGATTGGGTTCGTTCAAGCATGTGCACCGGTCTCCACGACGGTATTGCGTTCGAGACCAGAAACTCTGTTTACGTATTGATTGGCCCTGGTCATGAACAGCTCGCAAGCCTGAAAGACGTTTTCTCCCTCTTCTAA
- a CDS encoding helix-turn-helix domain-containing protein, with the protein MEAAEALAVVVRALRRKKGLTQENLITIDRSYWGRIERGEVNITIDVLIRLAALLEVEPASLILMATCLQSNEPLREGLKRLNKQLNRIKKDSVDIEMESLVSAGKLPPGRPARSGAAQKAAEANRLNSEGVSVTEISEALGLSKTTIRRYLTSKSEQA; encoded by the coding sequence ATGGAGGCCGCAGAAGCCCTAGCTGTAGTGGTGCGAGCACTGCGTAGAAAAAAAGGTCTTACGCAAGAAAACCTGATCACTATTGACCGTTCCTATTGGGGCCGGATTGAGCGTGGGGAGGTGAACATCACGATTGATGTGCTCATTCGTCTCGCAGCGCTGCTTGAGGTTGAGCCGGCCTCATTGATTCTCATGGCGACGTGTCTACAGTCCAACGAGCCGCTTAGGGAGGGGCTGAAGCGTCTGAATAAGCAACTAAATAGGATAAAAAAGGACAGCGTAGATATTGAGATGGAGTCGTTGGTAAGTGCAGGGAAGCTTCCTCCTGGTCGACCGGCGCGATCCGGAGCAGCGCAGAAAGCCGCAGAGGCAAATCGCCTGAACAGTGAGGGAGTGTCAGTGACTGAGATATCGGAAGCGTTGGGTCTGTCTAAAACTACTATTCGTAGGTATTTGACCAGCAAGTCCGAACAGGCCTGA